The genomic region CTGAAAGAAGGGGACCTGATGATTGATAAAATTCAGGAGTATAGAAACGGTACGGTGCTTTACTTACTATGTAGTACTTCTAAAATTAACAACGCAGCTAAATAACGTTTAACTTCCCTTTTAAAAGGTAACCTGTGAAGTCAGAACGAAGATAGAACACAAACCAAACATGCAGTTACAGGATGCAAACTGCAAGTCAAAAGCAACTTGCTGGAGAATTTCACTGATGACACAAAAGGATAAAGATTTGTTAAAAGTTTTCTCTGTAGCATTCTTGGTGCTGAAGAATGAATAAGTGATTACACTTAAAACAACAAAGTACCAGAACTTGCTGACTGCAATAGAAAAATTGTTACTTAGTAAAATATTGCAAACTGTTAGTTAAATGTTGTGAGGTTAGTTACGTCTCCTGCATGATAAAAACAGAATACGGTCAGCTTATCAGTCCAGGATTAACTGCTCTGAATTCCGTAACTGAACTTCAGAATCTCAAGTAAATATAGTTGCCACATGGAATATCAGTCAGCATTACCATTCTGTACTTTTTGTCAATTTGTCTCTGAACAAGATCAACTGTCCTTGTGCTTTGAAGATACGAGTTGTGTCTGGCAGCAGAAACAGACTGCATGTGATACAGACAGTATCAGAGGAGCTGCTGACTTCATAGCTTTACTTCTGAGTAACTTTTACTTCATCCTGATACTTGATGCTTACAGTATGCACTTCATTAGATCTTATTCAGTTACCTCAAACTGTATAGATGAGTGCTAACTAGTGGGAGCCTAATTCATCAGCTGtaaatgttcatattttcttgcttcctttcaGAGATTCTTCAGCAGAATAAACACATATCAGAAAATCAAGAGCAgttgacagaaataaaatctaacCTAAACCATGAAGAAGAGCAAAAGAAGGAGTTGACTGACAGTATCCAAGAACTTAAAGAAGAGttgatgaagaaaaaggaaggtgaGAGTTTTTAATTAGAGGAGGAAGTGTTTTTATCGCTTGCTCTTGATGGGCTTtactactgtttatttttttcttgtgctttacTGATTTTTACTTGGTACTTCTTGTGGCTTTTAAAATCCTAGTGGTATCATCTAAAAACAAGGCCGCTAAGGAGAGAGTGGAACGACTTTGCAAGTCTAAAGAGTTGTTTGAAGAGCGGCTTGGATTGGAAATACGTAGAATTCATGGTATGTTCCTGCAGTTTCTTTAGTTCCATATGCAGTGATACAATGTGGTTTATGCTGAATTATGTAGCAAAGGATGTAGCAGCTCATGCAACTGAAGAATTGCCTTGGAGGTACATCTACTCTGCAGTAGACTAGTGTATTACATTGAGTCATCTTCCTCTCAATTACACACTCGCTGACCATGAGTGCTGGTTGATTAGCAGCCATAGTCTTGGCCTTGGACTGTGGCTCTTGCTCACAGCTGCTTTTGTTACTGAAGAGCAGTTCAGATGTCTTTGCAAATCTGAGGAAGATAATGGTTGGTAACTTTGCCAACTCCAAGTAAGTTATTCCCACTCCTTAGCTCAGATATTACCGTTGTTCCTCAAATGGCAGAAGATGgtatattaaaacatatttgtcttgtaaagaaaacaagtttacTGAATTTGCAAGTATTGTAagcattaattaaaacaatgtaatattgtgatttttattcATCACTGTGACTATTAAGTGAAGCGTTAATGAATTCTGTTTGTATTTGCTTTAGATGAACAGTTACAGTTTATATTCAGACATATTGACCACAAAGATCCTGACAAGCCGTATGTGTTTACCCTTTCCATAAATGACCAAGGAGATTATGAAGGTACGTGGACTTTAAATTTGTAAATAAGAGGACAGAATCTGATCtctatatttggaaaaaaaaattgtcatcttTGTCTTCTAATTTATGCATGGAAAACTTTGCAGCATTAATATACCTTAATATAGTTTCTCTTGTTTATATGAAAACATACACTCCTCCGTTTATGGAAttgctgtttgctgctttgcttGGTACAAAGTAGAGAGATACAGGGATAGATACTTGTTGCCTCTTACTCTTACGCAAGAATACACCTGTCTATGCTGACAGGTGTATTTCAATCTGTTCGAGAAGCcaataggagagaaaaaaatttgTTCCCCACTATTGATTCCCTACTATTGTGTGATACAGGAGAAGGATTGAAACTAGAAATGCAGAATTCCTCTTTGCAGAGATACAGCCTTCCAGATCTTAACTCAAGATAGCAAAGACCAGCAGCAGTAACTTGAGTACTGTGCTGAGTTGCTTCTAGAAGAATACTCCAGACTCTGCTATGCCTCTAGGTATGGACACAGCAGACTGCACTTTTTACTAATTCAAGTCTAAATGGggctgaaataaaaagtttatcACATGCTGGGCTACATCAATTTTCAGTCTTCACACCTGCAgagcaacaaaaatgtttaggAATGTGTCTCAGTTTTTGAGTTAGGCTGAGAACTGCTCTAACAACTGAAGTAGGAGCACAACACTGAGTGGGaggactgaaaaacaaaaagaattgtATGCTCTTTTGAGGCTTTGTcttcactgaaggaaaataatttaatagatTACTCAAAAATAATGACAAActaaaacatacaaatataGCAGACGACATTCTATTTCATAGgcccagaaaaaaacactaatagTGAATTTTTTGTAAgtctaatttttttaaatttttgtcatttttagtgACTTCCTGTACTCCTCCTCTGGATTGTATAGCAGAGTTCCAGCAGAAAGTGAGAGAAACTAACaacttttctgcatttgttgCCAATATCAGAAAGGCTTTCACTGCTTTATCTTATAAACAGTCCGCCTAAACTTAGCTTATGAATCTGTTCCTAGCTATAGAGCgcttcttatttttcctttgtgtattGTGTAAGTATCTATTTATTCATGTCTTACTCtaatctttaaataaagaaaaataatgaaaaccatGTTTTAGTCCACTATCATCTAGAGGCATTTTTGATCATTCTTGGAACAACATTATAATCAACTGCTTACCTGAGTGGCTCCAGACATGTAAATGTAAATCCAGTAGCAAGTAGCTAAATTTTGATTTAAGGCCTTTGTT from Aythya fuligula isolate bAytFul2 chromosome 6, bAytFul2.pri, whole genome shotgun sequence harbors:
- the SPC25 gene encoding kinetochore protein Spc25 is translated as MATVKAEDEITLVEREMKEFWAELKGVYGTEQLQQTLALRDSCKESLKVLSEKWAKKLKEGDLMIDKIQEYRNEILQQNKHISENQEQLTEIKSNLNHEEEQKKELTDSIQELKEELMKKKEVVSSKNKAAKERVERLCKSKELFEERLGLEIRRIHDEQLQFIFRHIDHKDPDKPYVFTLSINDQGDYEVTSCTPPLDCIAEFQQKVRETNNFSAFVANIRKAFTALSYKQSA